GCCAGAGGTATGCTTTATAAAACTCCTTTCCGGTAAATTGCGCGAAGAAGCTTATTTTGTATGCATAATTCTCAGGATGAACTACCTTCCCCTGTAAAGGAAAGGCAAAGACACCTGCTGTCCGCACTTTTTTTACCTGAGCCACCGCTGGTGGTTCCGGAACATCCTGATCAATCACCTTTTTTTATCTATAAATAATATCTCTTTCGATGAGCGAGCAACAGCAAAATATAACGGATCTGACCCTCACAGAACTCCAGCAGGCATTGAGTTTGCTTGGGGAACCAGCATTCAGGGCTACCCAGATACATCAATGGCTTTTCAGCCACCATGCAGCAAGTTTTGAGGAGATGACCATCCTGAGTCTCGCTTTGCGCAAAAAGCTTTCTGAAAGTTTTTCAATTCACCCGTTAAAGCGCGTTGAGCATCAGGAGTGCTTTGAAGAGGATTGCGAAAGTCCGACAGAAAAAATTCTGCTGGAACTGCAGGACAAAAGCAGGGTGGAAAGCGTCCTGATTGCAACGGAGAACCGAAGAACTGCCTGTGTTTCGTCACAGATTGGTTGCCCGCTGCAATGCCCCTTCTGTGCAACAGGACAAATGGGGTTCCGGCGTAATCTCACTGCTGGTGAAATTACTGGTCAAATCTACGCGCTTAACGAACTGGTCGGCGCAAAAGAGCCCGGCAAAAGCCTCACCAACATTGTCTTTATGGGAATGGGTGAACCGCTGTTGAACACTGGTAACGTTATAGAGGCTATCGAAACCCTCAGCACGAGAAATTACCGTTTTTGCCTGTCACAGAAACGAATAACCATTTCAACAGTTGGAGTAATCCCGGAAATCCAGCGACTTGGAAAATCGGGAATGAAAACAAAACTTGCAGTCTCGCTTCATGCTGCCGATCAACAGAAACGGGAATCACTCATGCCCATTGCTTCCCGGCAATACCCGCTCAAAGAACTGGGAACGGCACTGTCTGAATACACTCAGTCAACAGGAATGCCCGTCACCATTGTCTATCTGCTCCTCAAAGGGATCAACGACTCTCTGGATGATGCAAAAATGCTCGCACGATTTTCAAAAACCTTTTTATGCAAAATAAATTTGATTGATTACAATTCAATCATTAATATTAAATTCAAGCCTGTTTACAGTGCAACCCGAGACATGTTCCAGCAATACCTTATTAATTCAGGACTGCATGTCACGATCAGAAAAAGTTACGGCACAACCATTAATGCGGCATGCGGCCAACTGGCAACAGCCAGCATGCAGAACCCGCAATAATCTCTAACCGTCTTAAGAATCATGGAGTTGATCGATTTTATTCCTTTCAGAAGTGAATTTACCAAAGCATATCATGGCCTTACCACCAATGCAACGCACA
The DNA window shown above is from Pelodictyon phaeoclathratiforme BU-1 and carries:
- the rlmN gene encoding 23S rRNA (adenine(2503)-C(2))-methyltransferase RlmN, with protein sequence MSEQQQNITDLTLTELQQALSLLGEPAFRATQIHQWLFSHHAASFEEMTILSLALRKKLSESFSIHPLKRVEHQECFEEDCESPTEKILLELQDKSRVESVLIATENRRTACVSSQIGCPLQCPFCATGQMGFRRNLTAGEITGQIYALNELVGAKEPGKSLTNIVFMGMGEPLLNTGNVIEAIETLSTRNYRFCLSQKRITISTVGVIPEIQRLGKSGMKTKLAVSLHAADQQKRESLMPIASRQYPLKELGTALSEYTQSTGMPVTIVYLLLKGINDSLDDAKMLARFSKTFLCKINLIDYNSIINIKFKPVYSATRDMFQQYLINSGLHVTIRKSYGTTINAACGQLATASMQNPQ